The stretch of DNA AACATGGGCATGTATCGAATGCAGGTTATCGACAGGAATAGAACGGCAATGCACTGGCACCCTTCCAAGGGGGGCAATATTCATCTTCAACGCGCCAGAGAGAAAGGAAAGAGGCTGGAAGTCGCTGTGGCGATCGGCTGCGAACCTGCGGTGACCTACTGCGCTACCGCGCCTCTGCCGCCTGATGTGGGCGAGCTGCTTTTCGCGGGTCTGCTTATGGGGCGTCCTGTAGAGACGGTGAAGTGTAAGACTGTCGATCTTGAAGTACCCGCTGAGAGCCAGATAGTGCTTGAAGGTTATATTGACGAGGAAGACTCTTTCATGGAAGGACCTTTTGGCGATCACACCGGCTACTATACGCCAGAGCGGATTTTCCCCATATTCAACGTCCAGGCGGTTACCTTGAATGAAAACCCTGTGTATCCGTCCATTGCGGTAGGGTGGCCCCCTCTGGAAGACGTACTCCTGGGTAAGCTGACCGAACGCCTTTTCTTCCCTCTTATAAAGTTTGTAATCCCTGAGATACGGGACATAGAGATACCGGAGGCCGGGGTGTTCCACAACTTCGTCTTCGTCTCTATTGATAAGAGATACCCCGGGCAGGCGTACAAAGTGATGGACAGCCTCTGGGGACTCGGCCAGATGTCGGCCACGAAGGTGATTGCAGTGTTCGACTGCGACGTCAACGTTCATGACCTCCGGGAAGTGCTGTTCCACCTGGGGAACAATATAGACCCCCTCAGGGATGTGGTCCTGAAAAAAGGGCCTGTGGATATTCTTGATCATGCCTCCCTGGAGGAAGGGTTTGGTGGTAAAATGGGAATAGACGCAACGAAAAAGCTGAAAGAAGAAGGACTCGCGAGACCATGGCCCAAGCGCGCAGTAATGGACGAGGAGACTGTGAAAAGGATTGATGGGATATGGAGTCTGTTAGGGCTGTAGGCGGAAAAATAACAGGAATTATAGAGCTTATTAAATTCGAACATAGCATCTTCGCCTTGCCCTTCGCGATGATGACGCTTTTCATGGTCTACGGCGGCACGCCGGAGCTGACGAAGACATGCTGGATCGTTGTGGCAATGGTATCGGCCAGGAGTGCAAGCATGTGCTTCAACAGGATCGTCGATTACACCTATGACCTTAAAAACCCCAGGACCAGCGAAAGACCACTCCAGTCCGGTAAAGTGAGCGGTATAGAGGCGTGGATTTTCACGGTGGTCATGTCGGTGATCTTTTTAGCGTCTGCGTGGATGCTTAACGGGCTGGCCTTCGGTCTGGCCTTTGCGGTGCTTCCCGTCCTCTTGGGATATTCATTCCTGAAAAGATTTACGGTATTTTCTCATCTTATACTGGGCGTCAGCCTGGGCCTTAGTCCCATGGGGGTGTGGGTGGCGGTAACGGAGACAGTATCGTTGGTGAGCGTTCTCCTGTGCCTGGGGGTGACGTTCTGGGTGGCGGGCTTCGATGTTTTTTATGCCCTGCAGGATGTGGAATTTGATAAAAAGGAAGGGTTATCGTCGATTCCGGCAAGGTTCGGGGTGGAGAAGTCGCTTAGCATAGCGGTTGTGTTCCATATACTTACGATGGGGATGTTCGTCGCGGCAGGTGCGCTGGGAGGAATGGGAGCCGTTTATTATTTGGGGCTGGCGGTAATAGCGGCGTTTCTGGCGTACGAACACAGGACGGTGAGGGCGCGCGGTCTTGAAAAGATAAATATGGCGTTTTTCACGGTGAACGGTATAGTGAGTATCCTTTTCTTTATGTTCTCGGCGTTAGATATTTATGTGAGGAAATGAAGGCGTTACGGCAAAAAATGTTTCCGCAAACCTTTTGAACCCATTCAAAGCAGTTCAGACCCAATTCCGAGAATCGCTTTTGCTTCCGAAAAGAAATATAATCCACTTTCGTTCCTGTGATGATGCGAAAGCATTTGCCCACAAGTGCAATGTGCAGTGGGACTTCCGCGCTTCGGTCATGTGTGAAGCCCAGAACAAAGCCGCCGACACGGTGTGCGCACAGGCAAGCCGGGAATGCGGCGGAACATCAGAAAGGGTTGCCACTCCTGCTCAGAATAATAACCATTAGGAAGCAAGGCGAAGAAATAACGGTCCTGTGTAAGGAATCGGCGATCTCCCAAGATGAACCGTGATGCGGTTGTCTTTCCCCTACCTCACATTGAGGTACGCCCCATCCCACAGGGAACCGGAAAGCCCCATCTCATTGCCCCACTCATCATAAACCTTCTTCCCTTTTTCAACGTCCTTGAGAAGTCTTGTCTGAATAAGGGCATGTTTCACCTTCATTCCGTCGAGCAACCTTATTTCCTGACCAGCCACGCATACTACCATTACGGCAACTCTTTTATGCGCCCTTCTACAGACGGCGCGACTTTCTTTCCTGATTTTGTTAAATTTTTGATGTACTCGACGACCATGTCCCTCAAGTATGTTCCCGCATCATTATAAACGAGATTCTCACCTTTCATGGAGCCTCCTACATCGGAAAAATCCTTGGATGATTTTACCGCCTCGCTGAAAGATACATATCCATCGCCTCCTGCGGCCAGGAAGTCCTGGGTGGCCACTGTATACGCCTTGTCCGGCTCCAACGGATTCCCAGCGATCATCACATCTCTTACCCGCTTGCCTTTCAGCGCACTGCGAGAATAGGTGAACGAAAACCCAGAGATCTGAGGGAATGCCCCCTTTTTGTTCTCCACGCCGGCCACTCCATGCTCCACTGCGTCTCTTATCTGTCTTCCCGTCATCTTGACGGCGACTATATAGTTGTCGAAGGGAAGGGTAGAGTAGATGTTTCCCACCTCAATTTTTCCTTTACTGATACTTGTTCTTATGCTCCCCCCATTGATCAGGGCCGCATCAGCTCCCGTCTTTTGCCGTATGACGTCTGTCGCCAGATTGCCCAGATTGGTCTCCCCGAGCCGTACGTTCTTTCCGTCAAGATCGACGTCCGCTTCCCCGATTTTCTCCCCCAGCACGGTGTCTATTTTCTTCCTGTATTTGTCGACAATTGCGGCGACGGGAGCCGACTTCTTCATTGTCCCGGGCACTATCTCTTCAAGTCGGCTCTTGACCTGCACAATTTCTCCATCCCTCAGTGTCAGGTCAACCACGCCTAGCGACAGCCCATGTTCCCATGCCTGCACTATGGCTGTCTTTCCCACAGGCATGTAAGTGGCGAGTTTTGTGTGGGTATGGCCGCCCACGATGACATCGATGCCTTCGATACTTTTAGCGAGACGTATATCCTCGTTTAAACCGATATGGGAAAGGACGACTATAATATCGACTTCCTTTCTCAATTCTCCTACGTATTTTTGCACCGTATCGACAAGGGGGAGTATTTGCAGGCCAACCATATTCTTCGGATGGGTAGCCACAGGCGTGTCCTCTGTCACCACGCCGATCACGGCTATTTTTATCCCGTCAACTTCCTTTATCACATAAGGCTCAAGCCCAGCCATGCCTTTTACGTTTGCCCCAAGGATAGGAAATATGGCTTGGGAAATTCTATCCTTAAGAACGGACTGACCGAAGTCGAACTCGTGATTCCCTACTGTCATGGCATCGAAGCGCATTTTGTTCATCACGTCGATCACCGACTTGCCATGGAAGATGTTCGCCCAGTTATTACCCTGAATCATGTCTCCCGCAGCAAGGAATACAGTCGGCTTTTCGTTTCTCAAAACGTCGGCTTTCCATGCAAGATATGAGATACCTCCGAGCATTTTATCAGAGCCCAGGGGCTTGTACCCAATTGCATAGCCATGGAAGTCGTTGACGTGGAGTATCCTTATCTCTTTCGTCTCCATAGGCTCGCAACGGACGTGAGAGATGGAAAAGAGGAGAACTGCTATACCGACTAACAGCAGACATAAAATCTTTTTCGCCTTCCTCACGATCTGACCTCCATGATCCGGCGCAAGGCACGCATAAAAAACGCATTGGATTTGTGCCGTTTCACCGGAACCCTCAAGTATGCGGTACCGTGTGGGCCAATGAAACCATCCGCAAGTATATTACGTTTCCTGAAGGAATGGAGGATGGACTCCAAATCATCACGCAGCGCAAGGAGAACGAAATTACAGGGTGTATCAATGAGACGGATGTCCCTGATGTCGCCAAGTTTTTCCCGTAGGTATCTTTTTTCCTCTTCGATAAATTTCAAGGTCCTTGCTCTGAATCCCTTGTCCTTGAGCGAGACGATAGCCCCCTGAGGCGCAAGTCCGTTCACCAGGGACGAGGGCACGGTTATATTCAACTCATCGACAAGCCGCAAGGAGCCGACACCGTATCCGAGGCGAAGACCGGCAAGGGCGTGATAGAGAGAAAACGTGCGGAGGATAATCGTAGACCGGGACGTGACCGCACGCCTGAGCGGGGAGGCGACCGGCGTATAATCCCTGTAGGCTTCGTCTACTACGAGAACTTTTCCGAGCCGGTCAGACTCCTCTATAAGAAGGTCAAGCTTCTCATCGGGAATTATCGCACCCGTCACATCATGGGGATGGGGAAGGATCATCATGTCCACATCACCCATTAATTCGCACAGTTTTTCCGCATCTGCAGTAAAGCCATCTCCTTCGTCCATGATGGGAATCGGTCTGATCTCCGTCTTATGCAGGCGCAAACTATTTTCCAGCCTTGTAGAGCAAGGAGAGAGTACGCCGACAACCCCTGGTTTTACAATCTGCAGCAACAGAGCGAGAAGGTGTGTCGATCCGGCGCCGAAAACAAGCCGGTTCTCCGCCACACCTTCGAGTTTGCTGAGATATGCCTTCAGATACCTCATGCTCTCGTCAGGAAAGATATCGAGACTCCTGGCTTTCTTCCGAACTACATATCTGACTTTATTTGAAGGTCCAAGCGGGTTGACCCCTGTGGTGAAATCCTCGACACGGCGAAGAGACATCTTTCCAATATAGGCATGATCATGGATATCCACTCGTCTAGACCCCCAAGTAGGCTTCAATTACATTTTTATCGCACTTTATATCGGCGGAAATCCCCTCCATTGCTATCCTCCCGTTTTCGAGGACATATGTTCTTCGGGAATGTTCAAGGGCTATATGGGCATTCTGTTCTACTAGTATTATAGAAATACCCTTCTCCGAATTGATGAAACGTATGAGAGAGAAAATCTCCCTCGTGATGATGGGCGAGAGTCCCATGGAAGGTTCGTCGAGGAGTAGCAGTCTGGGATTGCCCATTAAAGCGCGGCCCATGGCAAGCATCTGTTGTTCTCCCCCAGACAGTGTACCCGCGTGCTGCTTGAGCCTCTCCTTCAGGCGCGGAAAAGTGGAGAGGGCAAGTTCGAAGATCTCCCGTTTCAACGCCCCGGTACGGAGTGTATAACCCCCCAGTTCAAGGTTTTCTCTTACGGTTAGATCTGGAAAGATCCTTCGGCCTTCAGGTACCATGGTGATGCCAAGCTTCACGATTCTGTCTGGCCTCATCCCCTGAATCGGCGCGCCTTCCACCTCTATTACCCCTGATACAGGCTTTACTAAGCCTGTCAGGGTCTTGAGCAAGGTAGATTTACCAGCCCCATTTGCTCCTATTACCGAGATGATTTCGCCAGCATCTATATGAATACCGATGTCGTCAAGGGCATTTATGGTACCGTAATTTACCCTGAGGTTCCTGGTCTCCATCAACATGTGGAATCCTCGCCAAGATACGCCTCTATTACTTTCTTATCCTTTCTCACCTCTTCAGGGAGACCTTCCATGATCTTTTCACCGAAATCCATCACCACGACACGGTCCGAGAGGCTCATTACCAAACCCATCTGGTGTTCAATTATGAGCAATGTCAGAGAGAACTTCTTTTTCACATCTCTCAAAGTCTCCACGAGGTCCATGACTTCTCTCGGATTCATTCCCGCCCCAGGCTCGTCAATAAGAAGGAGCCGCGGCTCAATGGAGAGGGCCCTGGCAAGTTCCAGCCGTCTTTGTTCGCCATAGGGAAGGTTTTTCGCCAGATAATCTTCCTTGCCCGAGAGCTTAAAAAAGTCGATCAGTGACCTTGCCTTTGCCTCAGCTTTTCCTTCTGCATCATAGTAGCGGTTGGTTCTGAAAATCGTTGAATAAATGCTGTAGCCTTTTTTCCTCAGCACCCCCGACAGCAGATTTTCAAAAACCGTCAGATTACCGAAAAGCCTCATGTTTTGGAATGTCCTCCCCAGACCCATCCGGGGCAGCTTATAGGGCGGCACTCCCAGGATCTCTTTTCCGAAGAGCTTAATTGACCCGCCGTCAGCCTTGTAGAATCCCGTTATAAGATTAAAAACCGTTGTCTTGCCCGCCCCGTTGGGGCCAATTATGCTGACGGTCTCACCTTCTTCAATGCGAAAGGAGATGTTGTCGACCGCCTGCACCCCGCCGAAACTCTTCCCGAGACCCACTACTTCCAGCGCGTTCATGACCCGAGCTGCCTTGATCTCTTGGTGATAAGTCCATAAGGCTTCCACATCATCAGAAGGATGAGCATGAGCGGAATAAATACCCAGCGCAAATCAAGCATTTCAACGGGCAGGAGTATTCTCAGACCCTCTATGACCCCCACCCATATAAGCCCCGCACATATGGTACCCGTGATACTCCCCATTCCTCCTATTATCACGATGATCAGAAAGTCGATGGATTTCAGGATATCAAAACTTGATGGATGAAGAAAGGTGTAGAGATGGGCGTAGAGTGCCCCTCCTATGCCGGCAAGAAAACATCCGTAGGAGAACGCCATAAGCTTCATCCTTGTGGTGTCCACCCCGATGGAAACGGAAGCAAGCTCGTCTTCTTTGATGCATCGCCAAAAAAGACCATACCTGGAAAAAATGATATTTCTCGTAACGAGTATGATAAAGACCGTAACGGAGATGGTAACTTCAAGATTGGTAATTCGCGGTATACCAACAAAGCCCCTTGATCCGCCAAGGATCTCTGCGAACCTGTCGGAATTGTCGAGCACCACCTTAAACATGGTACCAAGACCGAGAGTCGCTATGGCGAGAAAATCGTCACGAAGTTTGAGTATGGGTATACCGATCACATATCCCGCGAGACCCGTCATCATCCCGCTCAAGACCATGGCGGGAAGAAAACCCAGAACACCCTCTATCTCAAAAACCTTCGTGAGGTACGCCGATAAGTAGGCGCCCATACCGTAGAAAGCGGCATGGCCGAGGGAAAACTGTCCAGTGTAGCCATATATCACGTTGAGGCCCAGGGACGCAACGATCATTATGAACGCAAAAAGAGTGATCTGCTCTATGTACTGAGAGACGGCGCCAAGGGTAAACAAGGCCTTGAGTACGACGTAAACGGCAAGCCCCAGAAACAAGACCTTTCTCGACTCAATGAAAAACTTCATACTTTCTCGGTCCTCTTACCGAATATGCCGCTCGGTTTCAAGAGAAGGACAAGAAAGAGGACAATAAAGATAACGCCATCCCTGAACGTGGAAGAAAGGAATGCAGAGACGAACACCTCGGACATACCTATTATGAGTCCACCGAGCACCGCCCCGTGTATTATCCCGATACCTCCGAGCACAGCGGCGACAAAGGATTTTATGCCCGGCATGACACCCATGAAAACATTGATCTGCGGGTAGGCTATGCCGTACAGTATACCGCCTAGGCCTGCTAAGGCCGCTCCTACAATGAACGTCATGGATATGGTCCGGTCTATATCGATACCCATGAGGGACGCCGCTTCCTGATCATAAGATACTGCTCTCATGGCCCTCCCCTGCTTTGTTCTATACACGAGAACATAGAGGAGCCCGAGCGAGACACCCGTAATCGTAAAAATGAGAATCTGGACATTGGTTACGCTGAGTATGGAGAAATTGTAGCTTACGACTTCGAAAGGTCTGGGGAAACCGATGTAATTAGGCGTAAATATCATCTTGAGACTCAGGAAGTACTCCAGAAATAAAGAGACGCCGACAGCTGTGATGAGGAGAGATATCTTTGGCGCTCCCCTCAGAGGCTTGTATGCCACCTTCTCTATTATGTATCCTGCGCAACCCGTGAGGGCCATTGTGATAATGAACACGAAATAGATCGGAATGGTAAACTTGGTGATGAGGTAATAGCCTGTGAAAGCGCCAAGCATGAAGATGTCACCGTGAGCGAAGTTGATGAGGCGGAGCACTCCGTAGACCATCGTGTAACCCAGTGCTATAAGAGCATAGACCGCACCGAGTTGAAGGCCATTGATACACTGCTCAAGAATATAACCTAATACTTCCATGGTTCACATCCGGGTCGGTCCGCTACAAACAATATACGCTCAATCTCAGGGCTCTATGGTGGTTACGTACTGCGACTTTTCATTTCCCACCTTCAGAATGACGACCGACTTCACCACGTCGCCGCTCTTGTCGAAACTGATATTGCCAGTAACGCCTTTGTAGTTCTTTAAGCCCGCGAGTCCTTTCACTATTTCCTCAGGGTTGGGGCTTTTTGCTGCGTCTAAGGTCTTGAAGAGAATTCCTGTGGCATCGTATGCAAGGGCGCCGAGCGCATCTGGCACCATACCGTGCTTTTCCTTATATTTCTTAATGAAAGCCTGGGTCACCGAGTCTTTCCTATCGGCTGAATAATGGTTTGTGTAATAACTCCCGATTATGGAGTTTCCCGCGATTTTCGCCAACTCAGGCGAATCCCATCCGTCACCGCCCAGAAGGGTCCCCTTGAGACCTTTTTCCCTGATCTGTTTTGAAATCAACCCTACTTTATTGTAGTAATCGGGCAGGTAGATCACCTCCGGCTTCTTCATCGCCAGTTTGGTTATGAGGGCGGAGAAATCGACATCGTCTTTCTGATAGGACTCATAGGCGGTGACCGTACCGCCACCTTTTATAAAAGTGGACCTGAAAAATTCGGCAAGGCCCTTGGAATAATCATTGCTCACATCGTAAAGCACTGCGGCGGACCTGGCTTTCAGATCCTTGAGTGCAAAATTCGCTGCTATCGAACCCTGGAAATTATCGGTATAGCAGGTCCTGAAAACAAAAGGCTTCCTCTTGCCGTCGCTTATTGTTACCTTGAGATTTGTCGCCGTACCGGTGATCATGGGGATCTTATATTTGTTCGCCGTCTCACTTACAGGTATGGCAACTTTCGACGTAAGGGGCCCTATGATTGCGACTACCTTATCCTGGGTGATTAGTTTAAGCGCCGCATTGGTACCTTCAGTTGGATCATTCCTGTCGTCGGCTATAACGGGGACGATGGTATACCTGCCGTTTTTCGAATATTGTTCAAGGGCCATAAGAAAACAGTTCTTGGTCGATTCGCCGTAGGTCTTCACGTCGCCCATGAGAGGCGTGATCACGCCTACCTTGACCGTTTCCTTGGCAAAACTGACTGGAGGCGCCGAAAAAAGAGCGCTGATTAATAGTAATGCCACAATCAATGCCTTTTTCATGGTCCCGGTCCTCCTAGAATATGGTCTTCGTATATAAATAGAAACACAGTCCGGTACTTGAAAGCAACGATTTTTGTGAATTCCGGAGCCGG from Syntrophobacterales bacterium encodes:
- a CDS encoding ABC transporter substrate-binding protein — translated: MKKALIVALLLISALFSAPPVSFAKETVKVGVITPLMGDVKTYGESTKNCFLMALEQYSKNGRYTIVPVIADDRNDPTEGTNAALKLITQDKVVAIIGPLTSKVAIPVSETANKYKIPMITGTATNLKVTISDGKRKPFVFRTCYTDNFQGSIAANFALKDLKARSAAVLYDVSNDYSKGLAEFFRSTFIKGGGTVTAYESYQKDDVDFSALITKLAMKKPEVIYLPDYYNKVGLISKQIREKGLKGTLLGGDGWDSPELAKIAGNSIIGSYYTNHYSADRKDSVTQAFIKKYKEKHGMVPDALGALAYDATGILFKTLDAAKSPNPEEIVKGLAGLKNYKGVTGNISFDKSGDVVKSVVILKVGNEKSQYVTTIEP
- a CDS encoding ABC transporter ATP-binding protein translates to MMETRNLRVNYGTINALDDIGIHIDAGEIISVIGANGAGKSTLLKTLTGLVKPVSGVIEVEGAPIQGMRPDRIVKLGITMVPEGRRIFPDLTVRENLELGGYTLRTGALKREIFELALSTFPRLKERLKQHAGTLSGGEQQMLAMGRALMGNPRLLLLDEPSMGLSPIITREIFSLIRFINSEKGISIILVEQNAHIALEHSRRTYVLENGRIAMEGISADIKCDKNVIEAYLGV
- a CDS encoding branched-chain amino acid ABC transporter permease, with protein sequence MKFFIESRKVLFLGLAVYVVLKALFTLGAVSQYIEQITLFAFIMIVASLGLNVIYGYTGQFSLGHAAFYGMGAYLSAYLTKVFEIEGVLGFLPAMVLSGMMTGLAGYVIGIPILKLRDDFLAIATLGLGTMFKVVLDNSDRFAEILGGSRGFVGIPRITNLEVTISVTVFIILVTRNIIFSRYGLFWRCIKEDELASVSIGVDTTRMKLMAFSYGCFLAGIGGALYAHLYTFLHPSSFDILKSIDFLIIVIIGGMGSITGTICAGLIWVGVIEGLRILLPVEMLDLRWVFIPLMLILLMMWKPYGLITKRSRQLGS
- a CDS encoding ABC transporter ATP-binding protein, which encodes MNALEVVGLGKSFGGVQAVDNISFRIEEGETVSIIGPNGAGKTTVFNLITGFYKADGGSIKLFGKEILGVPPYKLPRMGLGRTFQNMRLFGNLTVFENLLSGVLRKKGYSIYSTIFRTNRYYDAEGKAEAKARSLIDFFKLSGKEDYLAKNLPYGEQRRLELARALSIEPRLLLIDEPGAGMNPREVMDLVETLRDVKKKFSLTLLIIEHQMGLVMSLSDRVVVMDFGEKIMEGLPEEVRKDKKVIEAYLGEDSTC
- a CDS encoding branched-chain amino acid ABC transporter permease, giving the protein MEVLGYILEQCINGLQLGAVYALIALGYTMVYGVLRLINFAHGDIFMLGAFTGYYLITKFTIPIYFVFIITMALTGCAGYIIEKVAYKPLRGAPKISLLITAVGVSLFLEYFLSLKMIFTPNYIGFPRPFEVVSYNFSILSVTNVQILIFTITGVSLGLLYVLVYRTKQGRAMRAVSYDQEAASLMGIDIDRTISMTFIVGAALAGLGGILYGIAYPQINVFMGVMPGIKSFVAAVLGGIGIIHGAVLGGLIIGMSEVFVSAFLSSTFRDGVIFIVLFLVLLLKPSGIFGKRTEKV
- a CDS encoding 5'-nucleotidase C-terminal domain-containing protein; translated protein: MRKAKKILCLLLVGIAVLLFSISHVRCEPMETKEIRILHVNDFHGYAIGYKPLGSDKMLGGISYLAWKADVLRNEKPTVFLAAGDMIQGNNWANIFHGKSVIDVMNKMRFDAMTVGNHEFDFGQSVLKDRISQAIFPILGANVKGMAGLEPYVIKEVDGIKIAVIGVVTEDTPVATHPKNMVGLQILPLVDTVQKYVGELRKEVDIIVVLSHIGLNEDIRLAKSIEGIDVIVGGHTHTKLATYMPVGKTAIVQAWEHGLSLGVVDLTLRDGEIVQVKSRLEEIVPGTMKKSAPVAAIVDKYRKKIDTVLGEKIGEADVDLDGKNVRLGETNLGNLATDVIRQKTGADAALINGGSIRTSISKGKIEVGNIYSTLPFDNYIVAVKMTGRQIRDAVEHGVAGVENKKGAFPQISGFSFTYSRSALKGKRVRDVMIAGNPLEPDKAYTVATQDFLAAGGDGYVSFSEAVKSSKDFSDVGGSMKGENLVYNDAGTYLRDMVVEYIKNLTKSGKKVAPSVEGRIKELP
- the ubiA gene encoding putative 4-hydroxybenzoate polyprenyltransferase, which codes for MESVRAVGGKITGIIELIKFEHSIFALPFAMMTLFMVYGGTPELTKTCWIVVAMVSARSASMCFNRIVDYTYDLKNPRTSERPLQSGKVSGIEAWIFTVVMSVIFLASAWMLNGLAFGLAFAVLPVLLGYSFLKRFTVFSHLILGVSLGLSPMGVWVAVTETVSLVSVLLCLGVTFWVAGFDVFYALQDVEFDKKEGLSSIPARFGVEKSLSIAVVFHILTMGMFVAAGALGGMGAVYYLGLAVIAAFLAYEHRTVRARGLEKINMAFFTVNGIVSILFFMFSALDIYVRK
- a CDS encoding aminotransferase class I/II-fold pyridoxal phosphate-dependent enzyme translates to MDIHDHAYIGKMSLRRVEDFTTGVNPLGPSNKVRYVVRKKARSLDIFPDESMRYLKAYLSKLEGVAENRLVFGAGSTHLLALLLQIVKPGVVGVLSPCSTRLENSLRLHKTEIRPIPIMDEGDGFTADAEKLCELMGDVDMMILPHPHDVTGAIIPDEKLDLLIEESDRLGKVLVVDEAYRDYTPVASPLRRAVTSRSTIILRTFSLYHALAGLRLGYGVGSLRLVDELNITVPSSLVNGLAPQGAIVSLKDKGFRARTLKFIEEEKRYLREKLGDIRDIRLIDTPCNFVLLALRDDLESILHSFRKRNILADGFIGPHGTAYLRVPVKRHKSNAFFMRALRRIMEVRS
- a CDS encoding menaquinone biosynthesis decarboxylase, coding for MDLKSLMTAWEDRGVLKKVSHPVSRDLEITEIYQRVFRENGPALLFENVKDTGYPLLINIFGTWERVWDVFGVASEKELIGRVESLLSVEQPVGLLDKVRTLWKLKDLAGILPRSAKKAPCQQHVIEGPDINLDSFPVMKCWPEDAGRFITLPAVITKDAVTGRQNMGMYRMQVIDRNRTAMHWHPSKGGNIHLQRAREKGKRLEVAVAIGCEPAVTYCATAPLPPDVGELLFAGLLMGRPVETVKCKTVDLEVPAESQIVLEGYIDEEDSFMEGPFGDHTGYYTPERIFPIFNVQAVTLNENPVYPSIAVGWPPLEDVLLGKLTERLFFPLIKFVIPEIRDIEIPEAGVFHNFVFVSIDKRYPGQAYKVMDSLWGLGQMSATKVIAVFDCDVNVHDLREVLFHLGNNIDPLRDVVLKKGPVDILDHASLEEGFGGKMGIDATKKLKEEGLARPWPKRAVMDEETVKRIDGIWSLLGL